One genomic region from Rhinoraja longicauda isolate Sanriku21f chromosome 8, sRhiLon1.1, whole genome shotgun sequence encodes:
- the twist2 gene encoding twist-related protein 2 translates to MPSDTMQESPSSAPVSPADSIASSDEDADSQQKRYDVKRRYSKKSSEDGSPSPGKRNKKSSPSSQSYEELQNQRVLANVRERQRTQSLNEAFSSLRKIIPTLPSDKLSKIQTLKLASRYIDFLYQVLQSDEMDQKMSSCSYVAHERLSYAFSVWRMEGAWSMSATH, encoded by the coding sequence ATGCCGTCAGACACCATGCAAGAAAGCCCGAGCAGTGCCCCAGTCTCTCCAGCGGACAGTATAGCGAGCAGTGACGAGGACGCGGACAGTCAGCAGAAGAGGTACGACGTCAAGAGAAGGTACAGCAAGAAGTCCAGCGAGGACGGCAGCCCGAGCCCCGGCAAAAGGAACAAGAAGTCCAGCCCGAGCTCGCAGTCTTACGAGGAATTGCAGAATCAGCGGGTCCTGGCGAACGTGAGGGAGCGTCAGCGGACTCAGTCTCTGAATGAGGCGTTCTCGTCGCTCAGGAAAATCATCCCCACCCTGCCGTCCGACAAACTCAGCAAAATCCAGACCCTCAAGCTGGCCTCCAGGTACATCGACTTCCTCTATCAGGTCTTGCAGAGCGACGAAATGGACCAAAAAATGTCCAGCTGCAGCTATGTGGCCCACGAGAGGCTGAGTTACGCGTTCTCGGTGTGGAGGATGGAAGGAGCTTGGTCTATGTCTGCCACTCACTAG